The following is a genomic window from Hymenobacter sp. APR13.
CCAGCTTGCCGGTGGTGCCATCTTCGCTCACGGCTACGGCCACAAAGCCTTCCGACGTTTCGTTGTCCGAACGCTTGTCAGCAATCTTCTGGCCCTGCTTGCGGAGAATGTCGCGAGCGGCCTCGAAGTCGCCATCGGCTTCGGTCAGCGCTTTTTTGCAATCCATCATGCCCGCACCGGTCATGGTGCGCAGCTTGTTCACGTCTGCGGCGGTAATTGCTGCCATTGTTGTGAGTATGTGGGGGTTGAGAGGTTTTATTGGAGGGGTGTTGCAAGGGCTGTCATTCCGACGAAGGAGGAATCTGGATTATTCTGTTGGAGGATAACTCAGATTCCTCCTTCGTCGGAATGACAGCACTCTGCTGCAACAAAAGAAAAGGGAACACCGGAGCCGAGTGCTTCGCATGTTCCCTTTTCAATGGAGGGGCATGAGCCTATTCGTCGGCGTTCTGCTTCTCCTGGATGCCTTCGTCTTCAGCCTGCTTCTTGTCGGCGTCTTCCTTGTCGACTTTGCGCTCCGACAGGCCTTCTTCGATAGCCTTGCCCATCACGCTCACGATGAGCTGGATCGACTTCGAGGCATCGTCGTTGGCAGGAATCGGGAACTGCACCAGCTCGGGGTTGGAGTTGGTGTCGCACATGGCGAATACCGGAATACCCAGTTTCTGGGCTTCTTTCACGGCAATGTGCTCACGCTTCACGTCAATCACGAACAGAGCAGCGGGCAGGCGGCTCAGGTCGGCAACGCCACCGAGTACACGCTCCAGCTTCTCCCGCTCGCGCGACATCATCAGTTTCTCACGCTTGGCCAGAGCCGCGTAAGCCGTATTTTCCTTCACCATCTTGTCGATGGTGCTCATTTTCTTCAGCGACTTGCGCACCGTAGCGAAGTTGGTGAGCATACCGCCCAACCAACGGTCGGTCACGAACGGCATCTTCAGGCGGGTAGCCTCGTCCGTTACGATTTCCTGCGCCTGCTTCTTGGTGGCCACGAACATGATCTTGCGGCCGCTCTTGGCGATGTTGCGGATAGCCGCAGCAGCCTGGTCGAGCGAAACCAGCGTCTTGTTCAGGTCAATGATATGGATGCCGTTCTTCTCCATGAAGATGTACGGCGCCATTTTCGGATCCCACTTGCGCGTAAGGTGACCAAAGTGGGCACCGGCGTCGAGCAGCTCTTTATAGGTGGTGGACTGAGCCATGATAAGTTTCCTCTGGGATTAGCGTTTCGAGAACTGGAACGAGCGACGAGCTTTGCGCTTGCCGAATTTCTTGCGTTCCACCATGCGCGGGTCACGGGTCAGGAAGCCTTCTTTCTTGAGGGCCGGACGAACTTCCGAGTTGTCGCCTACAAGGGCTTTCGAGATGGCCAGACGGATGGCTTCAGCCTGGGCCGAGATGCCACCACCGCGCACGTTCACCTTGATGTCGTACTGGCCGACTTGCTCGACCGTCGCCAGAGGCTGGTTCACGATGTTTTCCAGGAGTTCGTTGGCGAAGTACGCCTTCATTTCCCGGCCGTTGATAGTGATATTCCCTTGCCCGGCCTGCATGTAGATGCGGGCCACCGAGGTTTTTCTTCTACCAGAGGTATTGGAGATTTCCATTAAGTGGAGGGATTAAAGAAAAAAGACGCCGAAATCGGCTTAGAGGTTAGTCAGTTCAACAGCTTTCGGCTGCTGGGCTTCGTGGGGGTGCTGGTCGCCCTTGTACACATACAGGTTGCGGAACTGCTCGGCACCGAGCTTGTTGCCCTGCAGCATGCCTTTTACGGCGTGCTCAATCACGCGGGTCGAATCCTTGGCTTTCTTGTCGCGCAGGTTGATGCGCTTCTGACCGCCGGGGTAGCCCGAGTGGGTGATGTAGATTTTGTCGGTCAGCTTCTTGCCCGTAACGTAGAGCTTGTCAGCGTTCAGAACAATAACGTTGTCGCCGCAGTCGGAGTTCGGCGTGAACGAGGGCTTGTGCTTGCCACGCAGCATGTTGGCAATCTGGCTAGCCAGACGGCCCAGCGGCGCAACACTGGCATCAACCACGACCCAGGCCTTATCGGCGTTGGCTTTGTTGACGGATACCGTCTTGAAGCTCAGATGATCCATTGGGGAGGAGGGTAAGCGTTTGGAAATGAGGAGAAACCGGCACACGGTCCGGGAAAAACGGACACAAAGTTACCGCCTTTCGCGGTATTTGCAAGGCCTCGGTTACTATTTGTGCCTGAAATAGAACGGGTAATGAAGTGACGAAGTGAATCGTGATGAGGTAAAAAAGCAAATGGTGATGAGAGAACAGGCATCAAATGACACGATTCACTTCATCACCAATCACCTCATCACCTAGCTTACTGGTACTGCCGTAGCGTCTCGACCAGCACCCGGAAATCCTTGGGGTAGGGGGCTTCCACCATCACGGTTTCGCCATCCAGCTTCGCGAAGGTGAGGTTGGCGGCGTGCAAGGCAAAGCGCTTGATAAAGGGCTGCTCTTCCTGGCCTTCCTTCATGTTGAATTTCTTCTTCAGCGACGACAGGTAGAAATCCTCGCCGCCGTACATCTGGTCGCCGATGATGGGAGCCTGCAGGTAGGCCAAGTGCAGCCGGATCTGGTGCATGCGGCCCGTAATGGGCTGGCACTCCAGCAGCGTATGCTTGGCAAAGGCCTCCAGCGTGCGCACCAGCGTCACGGCAGGCTTGCCTTTGTAGGCTAGGCGGGCCTTGCCTTTGGTGGTGGTTTCGATGCTGCGGTCTACGCGCAGGCCGTCGTAGTCGTGCACGCCCCAGGCGGCGGCGTGGTACACTTTTTTCACCTTGCGGTCCTCGAACTGCATGGCCAGGTGGCGGTAGGCTGCCGGATTTTTGGCCAGGGCCAGCGAGCCGCTGGTTTCTTTGTCGAGGCGGTGGCAGGCCTGCACGTCGTCGTACTGCTCGCGGGCCAGGCGCAGGATGTTGGGCGCGCCGCCAAACCGTTCGTCGAGCGTGGCCAGGAACGGGGGCTTGTTGATGACGACGTAGTCGTCGTCTTCGAACAGAATCAGGTCTTGGAAATTGGGTAGCTTCATAAGGCGGCCGCAAAGGTACGAAACCCCGCTGCAACGCCTTCCGCAAAAGCAAGCCTGCCGGCCAGGTGGCGGCTAGGCCTCGCTGCCGGGTAGGGGCTGGGCTAGCACGTGGTGGGAGGGCGGGGCCGGGTTTTTGGGCTTGGGCAGCTTGAACTCCAGGGTGGTGCCCTGCCCGATTTCGCTGCGCACCCGGATGGCGGAGCGGTGGGCTTCCACGATGTGCTTGCTGATGGCCAAGCCCAGACCCGAGCCGCCGGAGTCGCGGGAGCGGCTCTTGTCGATGCGGTAGAAACGCTCGAAAATGCGGTTGAGGTGTTGCTTCGGGATGCCGGCGCCGTCGTCGCGCACGCTGATGCGCACGCCCTTGCCGCTTTCCACGAGGCTCACCACCACGCGGCCGTTTTCGCGGCCGTACTTGATGGCGTTGTCGATGAGGTTGATGAGTACCTGCCGGATGCGGTTGCGGTCGGCCAGCACGCGCAAACTGCCGGCTGACAGCGCGGGCGGGAATAGCTCCAGTTGCACTTGCCGCAGGGCGGCCTTGCGCTCCAGCTGCTCAAATATCTCGTGCACCAGCGTCACGATGTCAAACCCCTGGCGGCGCATGCGCACCACGCCCTTTTCCAGCTGCGAGATGGTCACGAGGTCCTGCACCAGCGCATCGAGGGCGTCGAGACTGTTGGCGGCTTTCTGCAGAAACTTCTGGCGGGTGAAGTCATCCACATCATCGTCGTCGAGGACGGTATGCAGGAAGCCCTGGGCCGCGAAGATGGGCGTTTTGAGCTCGTGCGACACGTCGGCCAGAAACTCGCGGCGCAGAGCCTGCAGGCGTTTCAGCTCGTCGATTTCCTGCTGCTTACGCTGGGCCATGTCCAGGATTTCGTCGCGCATGCGCTTGAGCGGCTCCGGCCGGAACAGAAACTTGCTGGACATGCGCCGCAGCTCCTTGCGCTTGATGTGCTCCAGCCCGGCGTAGATGTTGTTGATTTCGCGAAAAATCAGCGCCTCAAACATCAGATACAGCAGCAGAAAGCACGCCGCCACCGTAATGCCCGCCGCCAGCACGCCCTGCTGCAGCTCCATGGTGGGGCCCACCCAGGCCAGCGTGGTGAGCACGCACGCCACCAGCAACGACAGCAGAATGGCAATGGAGCGGGAGGAAATGTTGAGGCGCATTGGGGAAAGGTTAAAGTCTTCAAAGAGGACGTCATGCAGAGCGGAGCGAAGCATCTCGCCAGAGTAGTAAATTACTACTCTGGCGAGATGCTTCGCTCCGCTCTGCATGACGTCCCGAAGTTGTGCGGCTTAATTATCGGTGTTGAACTTGTAGCCGACGCCTTTGATGGTCTGGATGTGGTGGTCGCCGACTTTCTCGCGCACCTTGCGCACGTGCACGTCCACGGTGCGGGCCAGCACGAATACGTCGTTGCCCCAGATGTTCTGCAGCAGCTCTTCGCGCCCGAACACCTTGTGCGGCGTGGCGGCCAGAAACGCCAGCAGCTCGAACTCCTTCTTGGGCAGCGTGATTTTGCGGCCTTCCTGGTACACCGAAAACGCGGTGCGGTCAATCTTGAGGCCGTTGATTTCGATGGTGTCCTGGGTGCTCTGCGGGTCCCGGTCGCGGCGCACAAAGGCCCCGAGGCGGCTGAGCAGGGCACGGGGCTTGATGGGCTTGGCAATGAAGTCGTCGGCGCCGGCCTCGAAGGCTGCCACTTCTGAAAACTCTTCGGAGCGGGCCGTCAGGAAGATGATGTAGGTGTCCTTGAACTTGGGCTGCTCGCGCAATTGCCGGCAGGTGGCAATGCCGTCGAGGTGGGGCATCATCACGTCGAGCACAATGATGTCGGGCCCGAACTGGGGAGCCACTTCCAGCGCCTTGCGTCCGTCCGGGGCCGAAGCCACCGTGTAGCCTTCTTTGCGCAGGTTGTATTCCAGCAGCTCCACGATGTCGGGGTCATCATCGACAACAAGGATCTTGTAGGCGTTGGGGTTGGTGGGTGCTTGCACGGGGCGGGGCGTTTAAGATGAAACTGACTACGCTGCCGCAAAAGTACCGCCGGGCGGCACCTTCGGCATGTTACGTTTTCGTTAACCTGCGCTACAACGCAAAACGGCTCCCGCTACGGGAGCCGCCACGGACGCTACTGGTTGCGGGCCACTAGGTTGAGCCGACTTTTGAGGCCTTTGTACTTGTACATATCCACTTTCACGGCCCCCAGCATCAGCTCGGCCTGAATGAGTACCGGCACTTTGTTGCGGTCATCAGAAAGATACACCGACACGGCGTTTTCGCCTTTAAAGAGCTTGTTGCTGGGCATTTTGGGCACCAGCTTAATGGCCCGAATGGTGCCGGCCTTGGTTTGCACGGTTTCACGGCCCCGGTACATCACCTCCATGGCAAACACTTCCTCATCGAAGAAGCCCTGCACCCGAATAACCTCGCCCATGCGGCGCTGGTCATAGTTGAGCGTGCGCAGGTAGTAGAAGGCACTCACCAAGTCCTGCACGTTGTCGGGCACTTTGTAGGTGCCGCGCTTTACGTCGTCTTTGTCTTTGCCGCGCTTTTCCACTTCGGCCACATCCCGCACGTGGTCGAAATCCACGGTTTCCTTTTTGCGGTAGTGGTTTTCCTCGATGTTGCGGAAAAACTTCTGGGGCAGGATGCTGGTCGTGTCGATGTAGGAGCGCCACGTGTCGCGGATGCGCAGAAAGAAGTCGAAGGAGCCGGTGGTACGGCCCGTGACGGTGGCCTTGTAGCAGGGCCGCTCGTTGACGCGGTGCAGGTCGTCGGCTACTTCAATGGTAGCCTCAGCGGCGTTGATGAGGCCGTAGTGCACTTTATACTGCAATACCTCGCCCGACTGGAAGCTGGTGTTGGGTACTTTGCGCAGCGTATCAGCAGAGGGGCCAAAGGCCTGCAACACCAGCGCCGGCAGCAATAGGAGAGGAAAAAGAAGCCAGCGGCGGTTCATAAAGCGACTAAAACGGGAAGTATTCCCGAAACTCCAGACAAAAGCGGTGCCAGCAAATATACTGCGAATGCACCGGAGGAAGACTATACGAAGCTGGGCACGAAAAAGCCTTCCCGGTGTACCGGGAAGGCTTTCATGCAGCAGGTGCTGCTTCGCTTACAGCGCTTCGTCAGCGTCGTCGTCGTCATCGTCGTCGGTGGAGCGGTCCTCCGGGATGGCAGCCAGGGCTGCATCCGGTTCGCCTTTCACCATCGC
Proteins encoded in this region:
- the rpsB gene encoding 30S ribosomal protein S2, coding for MAQSTTYKELLDAGAHFGHLTRKWDPKMAPYIFMEKNGIHIIDLNKTLVSLDQAAAAIRNIAKSGRKIMFVATKKQAQEIVTDEATRLKMPFVTDRWLGGMLTNFATVRKSLKKMSTIDKMVKENTAYAALAKREKLMMSREREKLERVLGGVADLSRLPAALFVIDVKREHIAVKEAQKLGIPVFAMCDTNSNPELVQFPIPANDDASKSIQLIVSVMGKAIEEGLSERKVDKEDADKKQAEDEGIQEKQNADE
- a CDS encoding RluA family pseudouridine synthase, with the translated sequence MKLPNFQDLILFEDDDYVVINKPPFLATLDERFGGAPNILRLAREQYDDVQACHRLDKETSGSLALAKNPAAYRHLAMQFEDRKVKKVYHAAAWGVHDYDGLRVDRSIETTTKGKARLAYKGKPAVTLVRTLEAFAKHTLLECQPITGRMHQIRLHLAYLQAPIIGDQMYGGEDFYLSSLKKKFNMKEGQEEQPFIKRFALHAANLTFAKLDGETVMVEAPYPKDFRVLVETLRQYQ
- a CDS encoding response regulator transcription factor, whose product is MQAPTNPNAYKILVVDDDPDIVELLEYNLRKEGYTVASAPDGRKALEVAPQFGPDIIVLDVMMPHLDGIATCRQLREQPKFKDTYIIFLTARSEEFSEVAAFEAGADDFIAKPIKPRALLSRLGAFVRRDRDPQSTQDTIEINGLKIDRTAFSVYQEGRKITLPKKEFELLAFLAATPHKVFGREELLQNIWGNDVFVLARTVDVHVRKVREKVGDHHIQTIKGVGYKFNTDN
- a CDS encoding DUF3108 domain-containing protein, producing MNRRWLLFPLLLLPALVLQAFGPSADTLRKVPNTSFQSGEVLQYKVHYGLINAAEATIEVADDLHRVNERPCYKATVTGRTTGSFDFFLRIRDTWRSYIDTTSILPQKFFRNIEENHYRKKETVDFDHVRDVAEVEKRGKDKDDVKRGTYKVPDNVQDLVSAFYYLRTLNYDQRRMGEVIRVQGFFDEEVFAMEVMYRGRETVQTKAGTIRAIKLVPKMPSNKLFKGENAVSVYLSDDRNKVPVLIQAELMLGAVKVDMYKYKGLKSRLNLVARNQ
- the rplM gene encoding 50S ribosomal protein L13; translation: MDHLSFKTVSVNKANADKAWVVVDASVAPLGRLASQIANMLRGKHKPSFTPNSDCGDNVIVLNADKLYVTGKKLTDKIYITHSGYPGGQKRINLRDKKAKDSTRVIEHAVKGMLQGNKLGAEQFRNLYVYKGDQHPHEAQQPKAVELTNL
- a CDS encoding sensor histidine kinase; translation: MRLNISSRSIAILLSLLVACVLTTLAWVGPTMELQQGVLAAGITVAACFLLLYLMFEALIFREINNIYAGLEHIKRKELRRMSSKFLFRPEPLKRMRDEILDMAQRKQQEIDELKRLQALRREFLADVSHELKTPIFAAQGFLHTVLDDDDVDDFTRQKFLQKAANSLDALDALVQDLVTISQLEKGVVRMRRQGFDIVTLVHEIFEQLERKAALRQVQLELFPPALSAGSLRVLADRNRIRQVLINLIDNAIKYGRENGRVVVSLVESGKGVRISVRDDGAGIPKQHLNRIFERFYRIDKSRSRDSGGSGLGLAISKHIVEAHRSAIRVRSEIGQGTTLEFKLPKPKNPAPPSHHVLAQPLPGSEA
- the rpsI gene encoding 30S ribosomal protein S9, producing MEISNTSGRRKTSVARIYMQAGQGNITINGREMKAYFANELLENIVNQPLATVEQVGQYDIKVNVRGGGISAQAEAIRLAISKALVGDNSEVRPALKKEGFLTRDPRMVERKKFGKRKARRSFQFSKR